The Anaerolineales bacterium DNA window CACATTGATATATTCATAAACCACTCCTAATTTACAAATGACGACCAAGTATACCCTTTAAATATTGATAGGTGCAAGGTATGAATCTATGAGGATCGCCCGACTGCCTCATATCATCGGCTCAGAAGGGCGTGAAATTTCAGGCTGATTCCACGGCGGAGATCCATTGGTCCACAAGCGCAGGAACGATCGTTACTGCACTGCCCTGATAGTAATTAAATCCAGACGGAATCGCCTGCATTTCCAGGGAAACCAGGCATTTTTCGGCATCTTTGCGTGCCAGGAAGACCAGCGAGGCAAAAGGAAACACTGCCAGTGAGGTCCCCACGACCAACACGATGTCTGCTGTAGCAACATGCAATCGGCTCTCGTCTAAGCTCAATACTTCTTCACCGAACCATACAACATCAGGGCGGAGCTGGCAATTATCTTCGCCGAGCTGTCCGAGGGTGATCGGATTTCCATCGATACGGTAGCGTAGATCAGGATACCTGGTGCTTCTGGCATATGCCAGGTTGCCATGCACATGGATGACATACTTCGATCCACCCCGTTCATGCAGCTCGTCCACATTTTGGGTGATCACCACCACATCATAATAATTCTCCAACTTGCCGATCGCCAAATGCGCAGCGTTGGGTTTGGCTTTCCAGGCTGCTGCGCGCCTTTCATTGTAAAACTCGAGTACCAGGGCAGGATTCTTAAGCCAGCCTTCCGGGCTGGCTACTTCCTCCCAGGCATAATTTCTCCACAGGCCGTTCATATCGCGGTAGGTAGGAAGTCCGCTCTCCGCGCTGATCCCCGAACCGGTTAAGATGGTGATTTTCGATGAGCTTCTTTTGATGGTCATTCGACTTGAAGAACCACACTAAACGATAACTTCTCTCAGCACCTGGCAGACTCTTTCAATCTGGGCCTCCTCCATTACGCCGGAGAACGGTAAAGCCAGGCCTCGCCGTCCAAGGTCTTCTGTAACGGGGAAGGCGCCTTCCTGGTAGCCGAAGCGGTCCACCATGAAGGGCTGCAGGTGAATGGGCAGGAAATAGGGCCGGGCGGGAATGCCCTTTTCTCCCAGCTTCCTGGCGATCTCGTCTCGCTCGATGCCAGGCGCGAAGCGTACGACGTACACGAACCAGCTCACCCGGGTGGTATACCTGGCGATTTGTGGTGGTTCAACCCCGGGGATCTCGGACAAGCGCTCGTTATACCAGCCAGCAACTTTCTCTCGCTTCGCAATCAGCTCATCCAGGCGCTTCATCTGCGCCAGCCCAAGGGCGGCACTCATCTCATCCAGGCGGTAGTTATACCCCAGGTGGGTATGTTGCAGCCAGGTATCGCCTGGGGCTCGGCCCTGGTTACGCAAGGCGCGCATGAATAAAGCTGCGTCTTCGTCATCGGTAATGATCATCCCACCTTCGCCGGTGGTGATTTGCTTATTGGGATAGAAGCCGAACACACCATAATCACCCAGGGTACCGGCAGTGTGTCCTTTATATGATGCCCCCAGTGCTTCACAGGAATCTTCAATCACCTTCAGCTTGTACTTCCAGGCTGTGTTCAAGATCAGCTCAAAGTCAACCGGCTGGCCGAAGACATCCACGGGTAGGATAGCTTTCAATTTAGCATCAGCATTGGCGCCTTTCGGAGGCAGCCAGGCCTGGGCACTCCGACCGCCTTGCATGATGTCTTGGGTGGCTGCGAAGACCAGGTATGGATCGATATTGCCTGATCGAGGCTCAACATCCACAAATACGGGCACAGCTCCTTCATATAGTAGAACGTTAGATGAAGCAACAAAGGAAAAAGGTGTGGTGATCACCAGGTCGCCAGGGCTAATCCCGGCCGCCCTGACGCATAAATGCAAACCTGCCGTACCGGAAGAGACCCCCACGGCATGCTTGCTGCCCGTGTAGCTCCGGACGCTTTCCTCGAAAAGGTTGATCTGGTCTCCCATCGATAGGCTAGGTGTGGCCATCACCCGGGCGACTGCCTGGCGTTCCTCTTCGGTCAGATCGGGGGAAGACATACTGATGGGTGGTGTTGCAGGAAGGTTATCAAATGGAGTCATAGAATTAAGGCAATCCAGGTATTAATGACAATATGGGTTTTAATCCGGCCAGATAGTGCCTGCCCGGACAATGCTGCCAGTGGGTACATCGCGTTTTATGGTGGCTCCATTGCCGATGCGGACCCGGTCACCCACCTTCACGCGTAGATTGATCGTGACACCCATCCCAACCAGGGTAGCTTCCCCAATGGTCACCTCACCGGCCAGGATCGCACCTGGTGAAAGATTGGAGAAATCTCCCAAAATGCAGTCATGTGAGACGATGGCTCCGGTGTTGATGATGGCTCCGAAACCAACATGCACCTCACTGCCCACATAAGCATGCGGCATCACCTGCACGCCATCGGATAGCACGGCACTGGGCTCAACAAATGCAATCGGGTGAACCAGCGTTGGGCAGCTGAAGCCGGCATTTGTAAGATTCTCGAATACGCCCAGGCGAGGGGCGATATTCCCAATGCCGCCCACTGCGTTGGCTGCCAGGTGTACCCCCGCTTTTTCCAACTCTTTCAAGATACCTGCCCCGCCAAGCACGCTGACCTCCATGATTTCAGTACCGACAGGGATGCCATCGTCGACGATGCCGATGACGGTATAGCGGTCCAGATACCTGATCAAGTCGATCAGGGCTTTACCGTGACCACCCCCGCCGTACACAATGATTGCGTTTGGCTGGAAATGCTTCCCCTGGAAATCAACTGTTGAAGCAGCCGCCAGGTTAATCTTCTCCAGCACCATCTTCTCGGTGACGAACAGATCGGTTGGGAATTGGGATAGGTCAAGGTTGTGCTTGTGGGCCAGCTGAAGTGCCGGTTGGCTGATGCGCAGGTTAGCCGGTACTGTACCACCGGTTTCCTCGGCGGTGGGGATCGCCGGAGGCCTCCAATCTGGTGAACCTGCCAGGTAGCCGAAAATCTCACCCGCCTGGACAGTCTGTCCAACCTGATGCGTCAAGCCTACCAGGTAGCCGTCAGCTTCAGCACTCAGCTCCAGGGTGGACTTGGTAGTCTCCAGGGTGCACAATTTGGTACCCCGCACCAGGTACTGACCTTCGACAACGAGCAGCTCAGCCAGCAAAGCCCCGGGCTCGTTGGGATTTATCAATGGGATGAGGATGCGAGTTGGCTCAGGCATGTTCATATGGATTCTTGATGAATTTTAACATTAACGGGTGGAATATTGGCTGTGAAAGGGGAAATTAGGTTCATAACACACGGGTCAACACCTCATCTCAACGGCAGACCGGAGGATATCGTCGACTCCTGGCAGGATAGCCTGCTCAAGTGCGGGCGAAACCGGGATGGGGAATTCCTGGGCTGCAAGCCGTCTCACGGTCAGCATCTTTCCTGCCTGAGCTTCAGCCACCCGGGCGACAATCTCTGCGCCCCAGCCCAGGCTGTGGGTGCCCTCTTCAAGCACCAGAAGAGCACCGGTACGGCTGGCTGACTGGGCAATCGGCCCAACATCAAAGGGGGCGAGCTGAGTCGGTACGACGAGCTCAGCAAACAGCTCATGTTCATAAGCCAGGCGCTGGATTGCCTGCCTGGCAAGCTCTGCCATATAACCATAGGCTGCAATGGTCAGCGTAGGAGCGGGGGCAGCCCGCAGGGCGAGCATGTAGAAGGGGAATCTTGCTTCGCGACCACAAAACTGCACAGTTAGGTTGAATTCTGCCAGGTCGCTTTGCGCCTGGACGGGGAGTAAATACCCCAGCTTGTTTTCCAGGAATAGTGTAGGGTCCGTTGCCTGTAGAACGCAACGATAGAGTAAGTCGCCCGGGCTACCAGTACCATCCGGCTGGCAAAAGCTCACCGGTGCGATCACCTGCAGACCTGGGATTCCCAGGTATAGCTTTTCGAGGCTCTGGCTATGTGTGGGGCCGTAACCCCTCCTGCCACCCATGGGGGTGCGAATCACAAGGGGCACACTCACCTGCTCGTTATACATCCAACGGAATTTGCTGATGTGGTTGACCAGCTGGTCTGCCATCAGGGTGACAAAATCGCCGAACATGATTTCCACCACTGGGCGTAAGCCTCGCAGGGCCATCCCGGCTGCCAAGCCGACGAAGCCTGCTTCAGAAATGGGCGTGGTGAGCACCCGGCTGGGGAAGGCGCTGGACAGTCCTTTGGTGACTTTGAAGGCACCTCCATACGGGTCCAGAACATCTTCACCTAAACAATATACCTGCTCGTTCTCAGAGAACGCACGATGCAAGGCTGTATTGAGCGATTCCAGGACAGATGGCATGGGGGATGGTCAACTCAGCGCGGGGAGCTGGAGCTCACCTGGCAGCTTGTGGGTTTGGGAACTCAACCAGAGCCTTCTTCTGGTCCCCCAGGCCGACGGTACACTGGTTTATTAATCTCAACCTTCAAGCTTTCGATATTCTCGCGCACGCGGACTTTTTCAGCTTCGGTGAGGTGAGTGGAAGCAAGCACGCTTTCCAGTAGTTTCAAGCTCTCACGCGGTTTATTGATCTGCTTGAGATAGGTCGCCAGATATTCCTGGGCCTCGAATCGGCAATGGGGCTTTTCCAGCTGGACCGCTTTGTAATACCATTCCAGGCATAGGGAGAGATTACCCAGCTTATCGTAAATCACAGCGATGTTGAGGCACATTGACGATTTATCGAGATCAGAAATATCGCTGTTTACCAGAGAAGTGAACGCTTCCAAGGCAGCCTGCAGGTTCCCAGCATCAAACATCTGGGTGCCATAATCGACACGATTTTGGAAATCCTTGTAGTTCATACCTGCCTCCTCAGCTTCTCAGGCTTACTGATCCTCCTTACGAAGGATTGTGATTATGGCAAAGCGATGAGAATTGGTGTGGTCCCATGTATATTTTATCTCAACAGCGGGAAAATAGCACCCTGGTGGCGTCAATCTGTTTCAAGTTGGTGCAAAACCACAATTAGCTGATCCTGCCAACTTTCCAGCGCTGCGATGGGTATCCAAATGGCATTCTTGCCGGTGCGGATATCACCGCCCAGCTCGGGAATCGGGCGGGAAGTTTCACCTTCAGGCAGGGGGGGATAGCGGAGGATAATCTGCCCACCTTCGGCGCTGATGGAGGCAAGACCGACCTTGTCTGCCAGCATCTTCACCTTAAGCTGGTAAAACAGGTTGCGAGTTTCAGCTGGCAGGGGGCCAAAACGATCGATGAATTCACCTTCAAGGGCGTCGATCTCATCCTGAGTACGCAGGTCGGCCAGCCGCCTATACAATCGAGTGCGTGTTTGCCGGTCGGGAATATAACTGGCAGGTAGGCTCACTGCGAGAGGCAGGTCGACTGAAATGGGTAGCCCCGGTGCCGCTTGATCAGCCTGTAAAGCCTGGGCTAACACTGGAACAGGTTTACCAACGCGTAAGCGTTGCACGGCATCGGCGAGTAATCGGGTGTACAGGTGAAAGCCCACCGAGGCGATATATCCGTGCTGGCGTGTGCCAAGAATGTCTCCTGCACCGCGGATTTCTAGGTCGCGCATGGCGATGGAATAGCCGGCGCCAAGCTGGGTGTTTTCTGCGATTGTCTCCAGGCGTTGCCGGCCTTCGATGGTGGGAGCCAGGTGCTTGTGACGGAAGAAGTAGGCATAAGCGCGCTGGGCACCGCGTCCCACACGCCCTCGCAGCTGATAGAGCTGGGCCAGGCCGAAGGTATCCGCCCGGTCCACGATCAGGGTGTTGGCATTGGGGATATCCAACCCCGACTCGATAATCGAGGTGCTGAGCAAGATATCCACATTACCATTGGAGAACTGCTCCATACGCTGCGAGAGCTGGTCTTCTGCCATCTGGCCATGAGCCACCACCACGCGAGCCTCCGGCACCAGCTTTTCGAGGTGAAAACGCATGGCACCGATCGTTTGTACCCGATTATGTACGAAGAAAACCTGGCCACCTCGCTCTAGCTCACGCAGGATCGCCTGGCGGACGAGGGTGGGCGAGTAAGGACCCACATGTGTGATGATTGGCAAGCGCTCTTCGGGAGGCGTGTTAATAGTGGAAATATCGCGTACTCCGGTCAATGTCATGTATAGTGTGCGCGGGATAGGCGTGGCTGTCAGGGTCAGCACATCTACTTCCGTGCGCATCTTTTTCAGGGTTTCCTTGTGGGTAACTCCGAAGCGTTGTTCTTCATCGATTATTAACAAGCCCATATCTTTGAATACGACATCACCCTGCAGCAGGCGGTGGGTACCGATGATGATATCCACCTTTCCAATAGACAACTTCTCGAGGATGTCTTTTTGTTGTTGTGGGGTGCGGAAGCGTGAAAGCATTTCCACTTCCACTGGGAAAGGTGCCAGGCGCTGGGTGAAGGTGTGATAATGCTGTTGGGCCAGCACGGT harbors:
- a CDS encoding NAD-dependent deacylase, translating into MKRSSSKITILTGSGISAESGLPTYRDMNGLWRNYAWEEVASPEGWLKNPALVLEFYNERRAAAWKAKPNAAHLAIGKLENYYDVVVITQNVDELHERGGSKYVIHVHGNLAYARSTRYPDLRYRIDGNPITLGQLGEDNCQLRPDVVWFGEEVLSLDESRLHVATADIVLVVGTSLAVFPFASLVFLARKDAEKCLVSLEMQAIPSGFNYYQGSAVTIVPALVDQWISAVESA
- a CDS encoding polysaccharide biosynthesis protein, coding for MTPFDNLPATPPISMSSPDLTEEERQAVARVMATPSLSMGDQINLFEESVRSYTGSKHAVGVSSGTAGLHLCVRAAGISPGDLVITTPFSFVASSNVLLYEGAVPVFVDVEPRSGNIDPYLVFAATQDIMQGGRSAQAWLPPKGANADAKLKAILPVDVFGQPVDFELILNTAWKYKLKVIEDSCEALGASYKGHTAGTLGDYGVFGFYPNKQITTGEGGMIITDDEDAALFMRALRNQGRAPGDTWLQHTHLGYNYRLDEMSAALGLAQMKRLDELIAKREKVAGWYNERLSEIPGVEPPQIARYTTRVSWFVYVVRFAPGIERDEIARKLGEKGIPARPYFLPIHLQPFMVDRFGYQEGAFPVTEDLGRRGLALPFSGVMEEAQIERVCQVLREVIV
- a CDS encoding alpha-ketoacid dehydrogenase subunit beta, with protein sequence MPSVLESLNTALHRAFSENEQVYCLGEDVLDPYGGAFKVTKGLSSAFPSRVLTTPISEAGFVGLAAGMALRGLRPVVEIMFGDFVTLMADQLVNHISKFRWMYNEQVSVPLVIRTPMGGRRGYGPTHSQSLEKLYLGIPGLQVIAPVSFCQPDGTGSPGDLLYRCVLQATDPTLFLENKLGYLLPVQAQSDLAEFNLTVQFCGREARFPFYMLALRAAPAPTLTIAAYGYMAELARQAIQRLAYEHELFAELVVPTQLAPFDVGPIAQSASRTGALLVLEEGTHSLGWGAEIVARVAEAQAGKMLTVRRLAAQEFPIPVSPALEQAILPGVDDILRSAVEMRC